A genomic stretch from Aerococcaceae bacterium zg-1292 includes:
- a CDS encoding DUF4314 domain-containing protein, with amino-acid sequence MKSRIEKLRFQYPIGTRVKLIQMDDIQAPPIGTKGTVLGVDDIGSIMVAWDNGSQLSVVFDEDYCVKVDDD; translated from the coding sequence ATGAAAAGTAGAATAGAGAAATTAAGATTTCAATATCCAATCGGTACTCGCGTTAAACTCATTCAAATGGATGACATACAAGCACCGCCTATCGGTACTAAAGGGACGGTTTTAGGAGTGGATGATATTGGTTCTATTATGGTTGCTTGGGATAATGGTAGTCAATTAAGTGTTGTATTTGATGAAGATTATTGTGTGAAAGTAGATGATGATTAA
- the dcm gene encoding DNA (cytosine-5-)-methyltransferase, with product MKRQLTMGSLFSGSGGFELASQMAGIMPLWNSEVEPFPILVTRKNLPNVTHLGNIQKINGSRIPPVAILTFGSPCQDLSVAGKREGLDGKKSNLFYEAIRIIKEMREKTNGNYPRFIVWENVPGAFSINKGEDFRCVLETICQVKDIQISIPRPSKWSNSGKIMGGTFSLAWRVLDARYFGVPQRRKRIFLVADFNGKSASEILFDEKSVPRDIETSSDERQTTTKRIGRRTTLCLNDQGGERMDVTEDYTATLRAKGNRSPYVFENHGQDSRFNGPLDVSPTFGANLGLGGNNQPLVVNAKTYDIRLTSENTRNVRATIYETDISRTIDTGGNNPDRNQGGLAVVYSTSKNSHHTIANVNEVGTLVASDYKDPPTVMERNLKVRRLTPTECGRLQGFPDDWCEELAIMTPSEEELSFWRAVFEEHRLINGKSKSKSDKQIKKWLSNPYSDSAQYKMWGNGVALPCVVYIMKKIAEMT from the coding sequence ATGAAAAGACAATTGACAATGGGTAGTTTGTTTTCAGGTTCGGGTGGTTTTGAATTAGCGTCACAAATGGCTGGGATTATGCCACTATGGAATAGTGAAGTTGAACCTTTTCCTATTCTCGTTACACGAAAAAATCTACCGAATGTGACGCACTTAGGGAATATTCAAAAAATCAATGGTAGCAGGATACCACCAGTAGCTATCCTAACATTTGGTAGTCCCTGCCAAGATTTATCTGTTGCAGGGAAACGTGAAGGGTTAGACGGTAAAAAGTCTAACCTTTTTTATGAAGCCATACGTATCATTAAAGAAATGAGGGAGAAAACAAATGGAAACTATCCACGGTTTATCGTCTGGGAAAATGTCCCAGGTGCATTCTCAATCAACAAAGGAGAAGATTTCAGATGTGTCCTTGAAACCATCTGCCAAGTCAAAGATATACAGATATCTATCCCTAGACCTTCAAAATGGTCAAACAGCGGCAAAATCATGGGTGGAACATTCTCTCTTGCATGGCGAGTGTTGGATGCTCGGTATTTTGGAGTGCCCCAGAGAAGAAAAAGAATCTTTCTTGTCGCAGATTTTAATGGCAAAAGTGCCAGTGAGATATTATTTGACGAAAAAAGCGTGCCAAGGGATATTGAAACGAGCTCAGATGAGAGACAAACAACTACCAAAAGAATTGGAAGACGCACTACGCTATGCCTAAATGACCAAGGTGGAGAGCGTATGGACGTGACAGAAGATTATACAGCTACGCTAAGAGCCAAAGGGAATCGATCCCCTTATGTATTTGAAAATCACGGACAAGATTCTCGATTTAATGGACCACTTGACGTATCCCCAACATTTGGAGCTAATCTTGGTTTAGGGGGCAACAATCAACCATTGGTAGTGAATGCCAAAACTTACGACATTCGTTTGACAAGCGAAAACACACGCAACGTCAGGGCGACTATTTACGAAACAGATATCTCAAGAACGATTGATACTGGAGGAAACAATCCAGACAGAAATCAAGGTGGATTAGCCGTGGTGTATTCTACTAGTAAAAACTCACACCATACAATCGCTAATGTGAACGAAGTTGGGACGCTTGTGGCAAGTGACTATAAAGATCCACCAACCGTCATGGAAAGAAATCTAAAGGTTCGTAGATTAACGCCAACCGAATGTGGTAGGCTACAAGGTTTCCCAGATGATTGGTGTGAGGAGTTAGCCATTATGACACCTAGTGAAGAAGAACTTTCTTTTTGGAGAGCTGTCTTTGAAGAACATCGACTCATCAATGGCAAAAGCAAATCGAAGTCTGATAAACAAATTAAAAAATGGTTATCCAATCCATATTCGGATTCTGCTCAATATAAAATGTGGGGAAATGGTGTTGCGCTTCCATGTGTCGTTTATATTATGAAAAAAATCGCAGAAATGACTTGA